One window from the genome of Eucalyptus grandis isolate ANBG69807.140 chromosome 7, ASM1654582v1, whole genome shotgun sequence encodes:
- the LOC104415158 gene encoding phylloplanin yields the protein MALKSLFLMSLIVGVLAVGAPMAQAQLGGVGGIIGSLLGLIRINGIVPCLLNSATSLINGTIPLFPNAVVQLKCGGNVVSTATTNQNGVFSILLDPLQYVLSTVLNTCQLVVPTPLSSCNSALPVTGVLQSALQLAGNTLQGLLSITNIVPTGFNLIG from the exons ATGGCACTGAAATCACTTTTCCTGATGTCACTCATTGTTGGGGTGCTTGCGGTGGGTGCTCCCATGGCTCAGGCACAATTAGGAGGAGTAGGAGGAATCATCGGCTCCCTCCTCGGCCTGATTCGGATCAATGGGATTGTGCCGTGCCTTCTCAACAGCGCCACTTCACTCATAAATGGCACAATTCCGCTTTTCCCTA ATGCAGTGGTGCAACTTAAGTGCGGAGGCAATGTGGTGTCCACTGCGACCACAAATCAGAATGGTGTCTTCTCTATTCTGTTGGACCCTCTCCAATACGTCCTCTCCACAGTACTCAACACTTGCCAATTGGTGGTCCCAACTCCTCTCTCGAGCTGCAACTCAGCTTTGCCTGTCACCGGGGTCCTCCAGTCAGCACTGCAGCTCGCCGGAAACACACTCCAGGGACTCCTCAGCATCACCAACATCGTTCCTACTGGATTCAATCTCATTGGCTGA
- the LOC104415159 gene encoding uncharacterized protein LOC104415159: MENLKAAAADVGADGMHCAFHPYHAGGGGGGGICAFCLQEKLGQLVSSSQSFPSHRNSSPSPSPSFRSNDVGPSALSFASSSMPRQAHGAHHAKHSKPQEERTGQVVVEEDNVAVVAANSGVSASSYENNNKVSRSRSVGCGSRSFSGDFFERISTGFIGDCTALRRVESHREGKPPRASTSTATSEAHHHQHHHPHQCMKERVRCGGIFGGFAIANAANSSSSISSSSASSSSYWVPSSSNSAEDNVNHICASSKPAVYPHHHGRSRSWGWALASPMRAFGRPSSSGKRNAGAAVKPASGMNGASILAVGG; this comes from the exons ATGGAGAATCTCAAAGCAGCGGCGGCGGACGTGGGCGCCGACGGCATGCACTGCGCTTTCCACCCTTACCAcgccgggggcggcggcggcggaggaatcTGCGCCTTCTGCCTCCAGGAGAAGCTCGGCCAGCTCGTCTCCTCCTCCCAGTCCTTCCCGAGCCACCGCAACTCGTCCCCGtcgccttctccttccttcagATCCAACGACGTCGGCCCTTCGGCGCTGTCGTTCGCTTCTTCCTCGATGCCCCGCCAAGCCCACGGCGCGCACCACGCCAAGCACTCGAAG CCCCAGGAAGAGAG GACAGGACAAGTCGTGGTCGAAGAGGATAATGTTGCTGTCGTCGCTGCTAACAGTGGCGTCTCTGCTTCCTCTTACGAGAACAATAACAAGGTCTCGAGATCCAGATCTGTGGGGTGCGGGAGCAGGAGCTTCTCGGGGGACTTCTTTGAGAGGATCTCGACTGGGTTCATCGGGGACTGCACGGCTCTGAGGAGGGTGGAGTCTCACAGAGAAGGCAAGCCACCCAGAgcctccacctccaccgccaCCTCAGAGGCtcatcatcatcagcatcatcatcctcatcagtGCATGAAGGAGAGGGTCAGGTGTGGCGGGATCTTCGGCGGGTTTGCGATTGCCAACGCCGCCAACTCATCCTCCTCCATCTCATCATCCTCAGCATCTTCCTCGTCCTACTGGGTCCCTTCATCCTCCAATTCAGCTGAAGACAATGTCAATCACATCTGCGCGTCATCAAAGCCAGCAGTTTATCCCCACCATCATGGCAGGAGCAGGAGTTGGGGCTGGGCTCTCGCGAGCCCCATGAGAGCTTTCGGCAGGCCTTCTTCTTCAGGGAAGAGAAATGCTGGTGCTGCCGTCAAGCCAGCTTCAGGCATGAACGGAGCTTCCATACTAGCTGTCGGAGGCTGA